The Deltaproteobacteria bacterium genome segment CGGTGCGGAACGCTACTGCAAAAATATCTCGCAAACGATCGGTCTGCTGAGCGCACTGGCGGCAGGTTCCGGTGGCGGCCGGCCTGAACGCCCGTCATCTTAGGTCCAGCGCCGTTGAACGCCGCAGCACCCGCCTTATGGCCCTTGCCCCGACCCCCTTTTTCAGACCCGGCCGGTGCCTTTCCCGGATGAAAACACGATGTCGCCGTCGAAAATGGTTAAAAAGATGCCTGTATCCAGGATGTCTTCGGAGGCGACACGGTAGATATCCTGGTCCAATACCACGATGTCGGCGCATTTGCCGCAGGATAGGCTGCCCAGATAGTGGTGTGCTCCGCTGGCGATCGCCGGCGTGAGCGTGTACGCACGGATCGCCTGGTCGACCATTACCCGCTGGTTCGGATACCAGCCGCCCGCGGGTGATCCGTCCGCCCGCTGTCGTGTGACGGCGGCATGGATCCCCGCCAGGGGATTCGGATCCGCAACCGGGCAATCCGAGCTGAACATGAGTTGAACCCCGGCATCGAGCATATTGCGAAAGGCGTATGCATGCCGGCCTTTTTCGCCCACGCACTGATCGATCATGTTGATGTCCAGGATCAGATTGTGGGGTTGCACACACCCGGCAATTTGCAGATCGGCTAATGTTTTCAGGTCCGTTCGGCGGCTCATCTGAAGATGTTCGACACGATGGGGAATATTCGCATTCCAGATCTTATTGCCGCCGGTGGATTGCTTTTTCCGCTTTGCAAGCCTTTCGAACATGCGGGCCAATTCCCGGTTGGTGCGGTCTCCGACGGCGTGGATCATGACTGCCAGGCCGGCGTCGTCGGCCTGGGCCACCGCCGGTTCCAGGGCGTCGATGGGTGTCAGCGGCATACCCGAGCCAGCGTCGACGTAGGGGGCGATCATCCAGGCCGTGCGGGCGCCCATGCCCCCGTCAGCAAAATATTTGAGGTGGCCCAGGCGCAGGCGGTTGTTGCCAAAACCCGTTCTCAAGCCGAGGCCCACCGCTTCATCGATGCGCTCTCCGGGAAGCGTGACCCAGGCTCGCAGGCGCAGCCGTTCGCTTTCATCCAGTTTTAACCAGGCGCGGAGTGCGTCGGCACCCTCCGCGCCGCCCATCAGGCGCACGTCGTGCAGGCCGGTCACCCCCAGGGAGTGGAGTTCCTGCATGCCTTCCTGCATGGCCTGCAGCATCGCTTCTTCGGTCATGGGGGGGATGGATTCCTTGACGAGATTGATCGCGAGCTCACGCAGGATACCCGAGGGTTCGCCGTGGGTATCCCTCTGGATCAGGCCTTCCGGAGGATCGGGGGTCTCCCTGCCGACACCGGCCAGGTCCAGGGCCCTCGTGTTGGCCACTGCCAGGTGCAGGTCGCAGCGCCAGATAATCACGGGATGATCCGGTGCGGCTTTGTCCAGATCCCTGCGTGTCGGTATTCTGTTTTCGGGCCAGTCGGACTCGTTGAAACCCTGACCCACGATCCATTCGCCGGGCTTTTTGTCGCTTGCGGCTGCATGGATGCGGTCCAGGCACACGGCAAGGGAGGCGACATCCGCCAGGTACAGCTGTTTCCGTATCCGCGCCCATTCATAAAAGTGAAAATGGGCGTCGAGCATGCCGGGAAGGCCCAGACGCCCATCCAGATCGATCTTTTGGGTCGAGGCCCCGGCCATGGCGCCGATGGTGTCGTCGTCACCGACGGCCAGAATTTGCCCATGATAAATGGCGACGGCCTGGGCTTCAGGCAGGCGGGCATCCATGGTGTGAAATTTTCCGTTCAGTAAAATCAGTTCGGGTGAGACGGGCGGTGGGGTCATATCAGGTATCCTTCCTGAAACGGGTCCTGTGGCTCGACGATGAATTCGTGCACACCGGTTATGTGGGCACTGCCCCTTATTTCGGCAACGATCGCCGGGGTGCCTCCTATGGTGAGCTCCTTGACGATCCGGCCCTTGAACGTCGTTCCCAGGGGGCTCGTATTGGTAAAGGTGTCCTCGAGACCTATTTTCCCCTGATGATGGAGCAGGGTTATTTTGGCGGTCGTACCCGTGCCGCACGGAGAGCGGTCCATGTGCCGTTCTCCGTAAACCACCAAACTTCTACCCATCAGCCGCCCATCGGAGGAGGGATCGTAGATCTCGGCCACATCGACAGTGGTGACCTCCGGTCGTGCCGGATGGCGGACCACCAGCTGTTCGTTGGCGGCGTCGATGAGTTGCATCCCCAATGCCGTCAGCCGGGACGCGTTGGCAGGGTCGAGGCTCAGTCCCAACTGTTCGGTTGAAACCATGACGAAAAAACCGCCGACGCATACCGTGGCTACCGTCAGCGGACCGTAGCCCTGCAGTTCCAGCCTGGCCCGATCTTCATGCACAAAAGAGGGCACCATGCCGATGGCAACCGATTCAACACGGCCGTTTTTAATGAAGGCCCGGGTCTCCATGACACCGGAGGGCGTATCCACAACGACCGGCATTTCATCGCCTTCGACGGGAATGAAGCCCGCTTCTATCAGTGTCATGACGGCGCCCATGGTGCCGTGACCGCACAGGTAGGGGTAGCGGCGCGGGTCCATGTAGATGAGGCCGAAATGAGCCCCTGCGGTGACCGGCTCCGTCAGACAGGCCGCGAACATACCCCGATGCCCACGGGGTTCCCAGGTGAGCTGCCGGCGGACGTTGTCGTGATGCGCCATGAAGTACTGCCGTTTTTCACGCATGGTCTTTCCCGGGACGGCGCCTATCCCGCCGACGATCAGGCGCGTGGGTTCCCCCGCCGTGTGGGAGTCGATGGTGGTGATGCGTGCAGGATGGCTGCTTTTCAACGATGTGACGAGATGTTTGAAGTCCATGCATCATACCTATTGCGCCGGAATCTGTTTGTAAAGCGAAAATCCGCTCGCAGCCTGCCGAACGGATTTGACAGACCCGGTCTCGGTAATGTAGATTCCACCATCCCGTCCCGACTCACGGGACCCTCCGGCGCGACGTTGTACAGCTACAGGTGTAGAAATGGAAAATGCCCGCACACACGACGAGAGGTTGAATCGCATCCTGACGGCGGTGGCTCTTGAAAGGCCGGACCGTGTGCCCGTGGTCCTTGAATATTCGGGGTTTGCGGCCCAGGTAACCGGCACCCAAATGGCCGAATTTCTTCGATTCCCCGCGGTCAATATAGAAACCATGATCCGGGCAT includes the following:
- a CDS encoding proline racemase family protein, with protein sequence MDFKHLVTSLKSSHPARITTIDSHTAGEPTRLIVGGIGAVPGKTMREKRQYFMAHHDNVRRQLTWEPRGHRGMFAACLTEPVTAGAHFGLIYMDPRRYPYLCGHGTMGAVMTLIEAGFIPVEGDEMPVVVDTPSGVMETRAFIKNGRVESVAIGMVPSFVHEDRARLELQGYGPLTVATVCVGGFFVMVSTEQLGLSLDPANASRLTALGMQLIDAANEQLVVRHPARPEVTTVDVAEIYDPSSDGRLMGRSLVVYGERHMDRSPCGTGTTAKITLLHHQGKIGLEDTFTNTSPLGTTFKGRIVKELTIGGTPAIVAEIRGSAHITGVHEFIVEPQDPFQEGYLI
- a CDS encoding amidohydrolase encodes the protein MTPPPVSPELILLNGKFHTMDARLPEAQAVAIYHGQILAVGDDDTIGAMAGASTQKIDLDGRLGLPGMLDAHFHFYEWARIRKQLYLADVASLAVCLDRIHAAASDKKPGEWIVGQGFNESDWPENRIPTRRDLDKAAPDHPVIIWRCDLHLAVANTRALDLAGVGRETPDPPEGLIQRDTHGEPSGILRELAINLVKESIPPMTEEAMLQAMQEGMQELHSLGVTGLHDVRLMGGAEGADALRAWLKLDESERLRLRAWVTLPGERIDEAVGLGLRTGFGNNRLRLGHLKYFADGGMGARTAWMIAPYVDAGSGMPLTPIDALEPAVAQADDAGLAVMIHAVGDRTNRELARMFERLAKRKKQSTGGNKIWNANIPHRVEHLQMSRRTDLKTLADLQIAGCVQPHNLILDINMIDQCVGEKGRHAYAFRNMLDAGVQLMFSSDCPVADPNPLAGIHAAVTRQRADGSPAGGWYPNQRVMVDQAIRAYTLTPAIASGAHHYLGSLSCGKCADIVVLDQDIYRVASEDILDTGIFLTIFDGDIVFSSGKGTGRV